The bacterium genome segment ACGACGCTGACGGCGAGGATCGTGTTGTTCAGACCGGGTCCCCGCAGGGCCACGATGCCGATCGCCAGGATGATCGACGGAAACGCCAGCATCACGTCCATCACCCGCATGATCGCGCTCTCGGTCCGGCCGCCCACGTAGCCCGCCGTGACGCCGAGCAGCGCGCCGATCGACAGGGCCCCCGCGACGGCCACGAACCCCACCGTCATCGAGATCCGCGCGCCGAGGATGACTCGGCTGAAGACGTCCCGTCCCAATTGATCGGTGCCGATCCAATGTTGGGCCGACGGCGGCTTCAAGCGCGCCAGCAGATCTTCGTCGTCGGGCCCCTGCGGGGCGATCTGTGACGCGAAGATCGCGATGAGCGCAAAGAAGATGATCATGCCGAGACCGATTCGCGCGTTGCCGTTGCGCCAGAACCGGCGCATCGCCATCCGCAGGGCCGAGCGACCTCTGCCGGCGGTCCCGCGGGACGCGGCGCGCCGGGCCGCGATATCGGCCGGCGACGCGCCCTCGGCCGCGGACGACGGTTTAGACGTAACGGATACGGGGGTCGAGAAACGCATAGAACACGTCGACCGTCAGGTTGACCAGCACGAAGAAGAGCGAGAAGAACAGGATGCCGGCCAGGATCACCGGGTAGTCGCGGAACAGGATCGAGTCGTACATGAACCGTCCGACCCCGGGCCACGAGAAGAGTGTTTCCGTGAGCACGGCGCCGGTCAGAAACGAGCCGAACTGCAGCCCGACCACGGTTACCACCGGCAGCAGCGCGTTGCGCAGGCCGTGCATGAGCACGACGGCGCCGCCGGTGAGGCCCTTCGCGCGGGCGGTGCGAATGTAGTCCTGGTGCAGCGCGTCGAGCATCGACGCCCGGGTCATCCGGGCGATGATCGCCGTTGGAATCGAGCCGACCGTGACGCTCGGCAGAATGAGGTGCTTGAGCGCGTCCCCCGACGCCGCCCAGTTGGCGGTCAACAGCCCGTCGAGGACGGCGATGCCCGTGATCGACTGCAGCGACGTGTTGACGTCCAGCTGTCCCGAGGTCGGCAGCACGTGGACGTAGATGCTGAAGACATAAATCAGCATGAGCGCCAGCCAGAACACCGGGATGGAGACGCCGCCGAGGGCGACCACCATGCCGAGCCGGTCGAAGATCGAGTTGGGCTTGGCCGCGGACAGCACCCCGATCGGAATCCCCACGCACAGCGCCACGGTCAGGGCGCCGAGGGTCAGTTCGACGGTCGCGGGAAAGCGGGGGCGGTACTCCGCGACGACCTTGCGGTGGCTGTCGAGCGACTCGCCGAAGTCGCCGTGGAGCACGTTCCAGAGGTAGATGCCGTACTGCACCGGCAGCGGCTTGTCGAGGCCAAACTCGTGCTGGACCCGCTCGATCGCGCCGGGGGTCGCGTGCTCACCCACGTAGACCGTCGCCGGGTCGCCCGGAATGAGGTGGACGATCAAGAACGCGACCGCCGACACGCCGAGCAGGATCGGCAGCAGGGCGACGAGGCGGCGGGCGATGTAGCGGGCCATTACCCGCGGATACGGAGGGGGCGCGAACCCGAGTTCGCGCCCCCATCACGCGTCGCCCTCTTACTTACTGAAGTACACCAGTTCCATATATTCGTTCGAGTCGGGCTGCCCGATCAGGCCCTCCACGTTCTTCCGCATCAGGATCGGCACCTTGGCGTGCGCGATCCAGATGTTGGGCAGGTCGTGGGAGATCAGCGTCATGGCCTGCGCGTACATCGCGGCCCGCTTCGCCTGGCTGTTCTCGGTCTTCGCCTTGTTGATCAGGTCGAAGACAGCCGGGTTGTTGTACGACCACCGCGCGCTCGTGGCGTCGTACTTCGGGAAGAAGAACCCGAGCCAGTCGTCCGGATCGCCGTTGTCGCCGATCCAGCCCGCCATGTACAGCGGGAACTTGTTGCTCTTCTGGTCCTTGAGGTAGGTGGCCCAGTCCTCGGTTTGAAGGTGCGCCCGGATGCCCACCTTGTTGAGGTCGCTCGCGATCGCCGTGCCGATCTCCTTGCCGTTCGGGAAGTACGGCCGGCTCACCGGGATGTACCAAAAGTCGAAGGAGAACCCGTTCGGATAGCCCGCTTCCGAGAGCAGCTTCTTGGACTGCGCCGGGTCGTACGGAATCGGGTCGGGGCTGGAGGCGCGGCCCCACATCCCCGGCGGCATCGCCTGGCCTGCCACCGCGCCGTACCCGGAGTACAGGCCCTGGACGATCGCCGGCCTGTTGATCGCGTACGCGATCGCCTTGCGGATCCGGATGTCCTTCATGAGCGGGTCGTTCATGTTGATCTTGAGCCAGCTGGTGTTGAACGGCGGCCGGTAGCCGACCTTCAGGTTCGGGTCGCTCAACGCGGCCTTCACGTCGTCGACGTTCGGCAGCTCGATGGCGTTGACTTCGCCGGCCTTGAGGGCCAGGAACCGCGCGGAGTTATCCTTGATCACGCGCATGATCAAGCGCTGCACCTTCGGGAGGCCTTTGCGGAAGAAGCTGGGGTTCGCGACCATCGTAACGTGGTCGTCGCGCACCCACTCCACGAACTTGAACGGGCCGGTGCCCACCGGGTGCGTGCCGACGCCCGTGCCGCCGTACTGCTTGAACGACGCCGGGCTTGCGATCTGGAACGCGATGATCGTGAGGTTCTGCAGCAGCGGGGAGTTGGGCTGCTTCAGGATCAACTGCACCGTGTACGGGTCGACGACTTTGGCCTCTTTGTAGGAGTCGGCCATGAAGTCGCCCCAGTACTCGTACTCGCCGCCCTTGACCTCATGGTAGGGGTTGTCTTTGAAGGCCCAGCGGTCGAAGTTGGTCTTGACCGCTTCCGCGTTGAACGGCGTCCCGTCGTGGAACGTCACGCCCTGGCGGAGTTTGAAGGTCCAGGTCAATCCGTCGGGCGATACCTGCCAGCTGGTGGCGAGATCCGGCTCGATGTCGGTCTTGCCGGGTTGCGCGCGGACCAGCAGGTTGAAGATCTGCGTCGTCACTTCGTAGGTTTCGCCGTTCGTGCTGACGGGGCTGTCCATCGAGTCGCCATCCCCGGACTTGCCCCAGATGAACGTCGTGGGGGCCGCGGCCCAGCCCGTCACCGAGCCGGGAACGAACAGCATCCCGGCGATCAAGACGGCAACGATGCCGAGCGAGGTCGCCACGCGCCTCCACCCCTGTGGCGCTGTCACCATGCGACGCCTCCTTGCGGTACAGGATGTCTTCGGAACCCCGGTAGATTCGGTGCGGCTAAGAACACTCCTTGCCTCTCGGGCCCGCCGTTACACCAGGCCGGTCGCCGCGGCGGCGGCCACGTGCTATAATGTGGGTGTTCGGCGATGACGGGGACGAGTAGGCCGGACGGCGGACGAGAGAGAGGCGGGATCACGGCTGGAAGTCCCGCCCGGACGCCGGGCTGAAAACCTCCCCTGAGCAGTTGGGCGGACGCCGTGCCCGAGGCTCACGGACGCGGCTACGCCGGCCGGGAAGCGCCCGTGACCGCGCATGGAGTTGTCCGCCGCGCCGCTCGTGAAGCGCGGCGGGAAGGTGGGTGGAACCGCGGATCCTCCGTCCCATTAGGACGGGGGTTTTTGTTTTGTCACGCTGTACGCGAGCCTGCCGGGCTCACCGGCGGCCCTGCGGCAAAGTGGAGGAGATGGTTGCGATGGCCGAACGGACGTCGGCAATAGGCCGCGAAGGCGGCCACGGCTGGGGTGAGCAGATCACGCTGCGCCTGCCGGGCGGGGCGGCGCGGACCTTTCCTCGCGGCGTCAGCTTGGCCGAGGTGGCGGCCCGCGAGCCGGGCGCGCGGGCCGTGCTGGCCGCCAAGGTCGACGGGGACGTCCGCGATCTCACCGCGCGTCTCGACCGCGACGCGTCGGTCGAGTGGCTGACTTTCGCGGAGCCCGCCGGCCGCGAGGTCTACTGGCACAGCACGTCGCACCTCCTCGCCCAGGCCGTACGGGAGCTCTTCCCAGAGGCGAAGCTCGCGATCGGACCGCCGATCGAGGACGGCTTTTACTACGATTTCGACATCGGCCGCACGTTCACGCCCGAGGATCTCGACCGGATCGAGACCAAGATGCGGGAGCTGGCCGCGCGCAACCAGCCGATCGAGCGGATCGCCGTCCCGCGCGCGGAGGCGGCGCGGCTGTTCCGGGACCGCGACGACGTCTACAAGAGCGAGCTGCTCGAGGGCATCGCGGACGATCCGGTGAGCTTCTACCGGCAGAACGGGTTTCAAGACATGTGCCGGGGCCCGCACCTGCCGGCAACGGGCCTCATCAAGGCGGTCAAGCTGCTCAGCACGTCGGGGGCGTACTGGCGCGGCGACGAGCGCCGGCCGATGCTGCAGCGGATCTACGGCATTTCGTTTCCCGAGCAGGCCGCGCTCGACGACTACCTCGCGCGCGTGGAGGAGGCCAAGCGCCGCGACCACCGCAAGCTCGGCCGGGAGCTGGGCCTCTTCGCGTCCGTGCAGGAAGTGGGACAGGGCCTGCCGCTGTGGCTGCCGCGCGGCGCGACGGTGCGCCGGCTGCTGGAACGCTACATCATCGACCTGGAAGAGAGCCTCGGCTACGCCCACGTGCACACGCCCGACCTCGCGAACGTCGAACTGTACAAGATCAGCGGGCACTGGGATCACTATCGCGAGAACATGTACCCGCCGATGAAGGTCGACAACGAAGAGCTCGTGCTGCGCCCGATGAACTGTCCGCACCACATCATGGTGTTCAAGCAGGGCCGGCACAGCTACCGCGAGCTGCCGGTGCGGATCGCCGAGCTCGGCACGATGTACCGGTATGAGCGGTCCGGGGTGCTGACGGGGCTTGCGCGCGTGCGCGCGATGACGCTGAACGACGCGCACATCTTCTGCCGTCCCGACCAGCTGATGGACGAGTTCATGGCCGTGGTGCGGCTGATCCAGCGCGTGTACGCCGACCTCGGCCTGCATCCGTTCTGGTATCGGGTGTCGCTCCGGGATCCCCACGACCGCCAGAATTTCGTGCAGAACGACGCGATGTGGGAATCCGCCGAAGGGCAGTTGCGCCGGGCGATGCAGGCGCTCGGCCTCGAGTACGTGGAGGCACCGGGCGAGGCGTCGTTCTACGGCCCCAAGCTCGACGTGCAGGTGCCCAACGTGATGGGCAAGGACGAGACGATCTCGACGGTGCAAATCGACTTCTACCTGCCCGAGCGGTTCGGCCTGGAATACATCGGCGAGGACAGCCAGCCGCACCGGCCGGTGATGATCCACCGCGGCGTCATCAGCACGCTCGAGCGGATGATGGCGTTCCTGATCGAGCAGTACGCGGGCGCCTTCCCGCTCTGGCTCGCGCCGGAGCAGGTGCGCGTGCTCCCGATCGCCGACCGGCATCTCGCCTACGCGCGCCGGATCGCCGACGCGCTGCGCGGCGGGGGCCTTCGAGTCGAGGTGGACGCGAGCAGCGAGCGCACCGGCCACAAGATCCGCGAGGCGCAGCTGATGAAGATTCCGTACATGCTCGTCGTCGGCGACCGCGAGGAGGCGCAGAACGCCGTCGCGGTGCGCAGCCGCGCCAAGGGCGACGAAGGCACGCAGCCGCTCGAGGCGTTCGCCCGGCGGGTCGGTGCGGAGGCCGCCGCGCGCGCGCACCAGCCGGCGTCTTAGGGCGCGCGGGCGACGATATGCAGGGTGACGGTGACCGGATCCCGCGCCACGAAGATGAACGCACGCGGGTAAGGGATTCCGTAGTCGGCCATCCGGACCGTCGCCGTGGCGTCGGCGGTGTACTCCGCGGCGAGGGCCAGTACACGCGCGGTGAACGCGGTTTCCCGCGCGACGTCGCGGATCACGAGCCGTCCGCGGACCTCCGCGGGGAACGGCTTCACCGCGGCGCCGGGCTGGGCCGTCGCCGTGCCCGTGAACGTGATCGCGGGATAGGTGGCGGTCTGGAGGAAGGTCGCGTACATCGCGCGGTCGCGCATCCCGATCCCGGTCGTGATGGTGCGCGCGTCGACCGCGGCGGAGATCCGCGCCGCGTAGACGTCGCCGCCCGCCGGTTCCACCTCGACGCGGCCGGTGACCCGGGTCGTGTGACCGGAGAAGCCACCGCGGTTGTCCGGGACGTCGAACTTGACGGACGACTCGCCCGGCACGATCGCAAACGCCTGCAGCGGGATGACCGCAGCGCGCAGGGCCGGAGCCGCCGGAGCCGGGGCCGCCGCGGCGCACAGCATGGACCCGGCGGCGATCGCCGCCAGCAGCACGAGGCCCGGTCTGATCCACACCGTCGCCATGGCGTTTTCAGTCTGAGTGCTACCCCGCGCGTGTATCCGTCGCGTCACGGCGGCGCCGTCCCCGAGCCGGACCGACGGCCATGAGCGCGCCCGCGCCGTCCGTCTATCTCCTCGTCGGCGAAGAGGACGTGCGCGCGGAGGCGGCGCTGCGCGCGATCCTGCGCGACGTCGTGCCGGAAGAGGAGCGCAGCCTCAACCTCGATGTGCTCGACGCCGGGGGCGTGCCGATCCAGGACGTCATCACGAGGGTCGAAACCCTGCCGTTCTTCGGTGCGCGGCGCGCCGTCGTGTTCAACGTGCGGAGTCCGGAATCGTGGCGCGCCGCTGAGCAGGACGCGCTCGCGGACTACCTGAGCCGGGGTTCGCCTCCGTCCGTGCTGATCGTCGTCGCGCCGCACCTCGACAAGCGGCGCCGCCTCACCGGGGTGCTCGAGCGAACGGCGCAGGTGATCCGCTGCGACCCGATCGCTCCGGAAGAGGCGCCGGCCTGGCTTGCCGCGCGCGCCCGCGAGTCCGGCAAGACGATCACGCCGGAGGCGGCGGCGCAGCTGGTCGAGCTGGCCGGCAGCGGCCTGCGCGCGCTCGGCCTCGAGGTGGCCAAGCTGGCCGCCTACACCGGGGACCGCACGACGATCACCGCGGATGACGTGCGCGAAGTCGTGAGCCACGTCGCGGCGCAGGCGACGATCTTCGAGATGATGGACGCGGTCGGCCACCGGCGGCCGGACGACGCGTTCCGCCTGCTCGACGCCCTGATCGCGCTCGGGGAGCCGCCGCTGCGCATCCTGTATATGTTGGAAGACCAGGTGCGCATGCTGGCGCGGGTGCAGGAACTCGTCGACCGCGGCGTCCGCGGCCGCGCCGACGTGCAGAAGGCCCTCGGTTCGCGGGCCTGGCGATACCGCGACTATCAGAAGCAGGTCCAGGCGTTCGGACGGGTCGACGTGGAGCCCCTGCTTGGGTTGCTGCTCGAAACCGACGGGGCGATCAAGACGGGGCAGATGGCGCCGCGGCTTGCGCTCGAGACGCTGATCGTTCGCATGAGCGCGATCTAAACAGAACCGCGGCGGAGAATTCCGCCGCGGACACGACCGGCGCGCCCGGCGGGCGCTACGCGGTCGCCGTTGCCCGCCCCTGCGATCCGGCCCAGCGCATCAGGCGCGACTTCTTCCGTGCCGCCGCGTTCGGGTGCATGATGCCCTTGCGGGCCGCCGCGTCGAGCGCGCTGATGGCCGCGCGCAGCGAGTCGCCGCCCGGCTGCTCCGCCGTGCGGGCGTCTTTGACGAGCGTCTTCACCTCGGACCGGATCGCCTGATTGCGGACCGCGCGCTTGAGATCCTGACGTTTCCGCTTCAGGCCGGACTTCGTGCGCTTTGCCACACCGCACCTCCGCTTGATGCCGCCGCGGCGTCGGACGGTTTCCGCGACGAGCGACGCTCATTGTAGCACAGGGCGGCGGTTCGCGCAGGCCCGGGCCGGAGTCAGGTGCGCGTGGCGTCCGCGGGTGGAAACTCGTCGGACGCACGGCCGCCGGCACGCTGGAGCGGGTGCCCGTCCATGCCGGCAACCGGGAGATCGAGATGGCGGAGCGCCGTCGGCGCGATGTCCACAACCGACGTCGGCCCGCGGGCGGCGGCGCCGGGCTGAAATCCCGGCCCGGCGATCATCAAGAACGGCGACTGTTCGTACGTGGCCAATCCGCCGTGCTGGCCAAAGCCGAGATGTTCCGACTTGCCGGCGAGCGGCAGCGCCTCGAGACTCAGCCCCGGGACGCCGAACTCGTTGGGCCGGTCTTCGGCGCGCATCGACACGGCAAAGGCCAGTCCGCCGACAGGCGCCTGACCGACCTCCGACAGGCGGTCGGGCGCAAAGACGCCGCCCGCCCATCCACATGACGAAAGGAAGTCGTGGACCGCCGGAATCCGGGCGCGGTGATCGGGGTGCACGTAGATGAGCGTGGAGGTGCCGCTCGAGACCGGTACGACGTCGCTTGAGGCGCGACTCTCTTTGAGCCCTGCCGCGACGAGTTCCGCGTCGACGTCGATCACGCCCGTGACGCTCTGATGCCCGTGGTCCGAGCCGACAACGAAGAGCACGTCGTCGCCCGCGGCGCGAAGGCGGTCCACCGCCGCGATGACGACGCCGGCATGGGCGTCGGCCTGCCGCACCGTCTCGCGATGCGCCGGCGAGCCGAGCGGCAGGGCGTGCTGCACGTGATCGGGTTCATGCAGCCACAGCACGGCCAGCGCCGGGCGCCGCTCGAGCAGCACCTCGCCGACGAATCGCTCCGTCATCGCCCGGTCGCCCGCGAGGTCGCCGGTTACCCGCAGCTCGTCGGCCGGCGCCACCGGCGCGCGGCCCGGCTCGAACGAACCCGCCCGGTTGTAGAGAAAGCCGTGGCCGTCCGGATCTTGGGCGTAGGCGGCCCCCGGCGACGCGTTGCTGAACGTGATCGCGCCGCCGTGATGCTCGACGCGCTCCGTCATCGTCGGCACCGAGAGGGACGTGCCCGTCACGCGGCGCTTGTGCTGGAGAAAATCGGGACCGCCGGCGTCGTGGCGGACGAACACGCCGTCCTCGAGCAGCGCGACGGAATTGCCCTGCAGGCCGTGGCGCGCCGGGTGGCACCCCGTGGCGACGCTGGCCGACACAACGCGGGTCGCCGACGGAAAGACCGACCGGTGGGCCCGAAACTCCTCGGCCCGCGTCCGGAACGCCGCAAGCGACGGCGTGAGCGTCTCGGTGACGAGGTCCCGCCGGAGGCCGTCGAGAATGACGATGACGACACGCTTCATCCGCAAAGAGATATTCGACGCGGCTCCTGCCCCGGCGCGGCCGCCTTCGCGGCGCCTCCCGCGCTCCGTCATGTCTCAAATCACCCGGCGCGGGTTATAATGACCCCGACATGACAGCTCCGGATATGCCCGCGGCCGTATCGGCCGCGCCGCGCCGTCCCGCCGGCGCCTCGACCGCGGGGGCGATCGCGCGGTCGGCGGGACTCATCGCCTTGGGGACCGTCGCCAGCCGCGTGCTCGGTCTTGCCCGCGACGTGATGATCGCCGCGATCTTCGGCGCGACCGCGGCCCGCTCGGCGTTCGTCATCGCCTACTCGCTGCCGTTCTTCGTGCAGCGGCTGTTCCTCGGCGGCACGCTCAGCATCGTCTTCATCCCGGCGATCACGCGGGTGCTGGTGCAGGGCGACCGCGACGAGATCGACCGCGTTGTCTCGAGCACATTCACGATCGTACTGCTGATCGGCGCGGCGATGGTCGTCGTCGGGGTGGTCGCGGCGCCGCTCCTCGTGCCGATCGCCGCTCCGGGCTACCTCCACACGAACCCCGGCGTGCTGACCACCGCCGTCGCGCTGACGCGGGTGATGTTCGTCTCGATGGCGTTTCTCGCGCTGTCGGCGTTCGCGACCGGCTATCTGAACGCGCACCGGCGGTTCGGCGCGCCCGCGCTCGCGCCGGTGGTCTTCAATGTGGTGATCATCGCGACCGTGTACCTGCTGGCGCGGCGGATCGGCATCATGGGCGTCGCGGTCAGCTTCCTCCTGGGGTGGGCGGCGCAGTTCCTGGTGCAGCTGCCGGAGGCGCGCGCGGTCGGCTTCCGCTGGCGGTTCTCGGTCGACCTCTCGCACCCGGCGGTGCGGGAGATGGGCCGGCTCGCCGTGCCCGCGATGCTCGGCCTCGCCGTGATTGAGATCAACTCGAACGTCGGGCGGTTCTTCGCGTCCTACCTGCATCCGCGGCCCGGCGTCGACTATCTCGCGGTGCTGGACTACGCGTTCCAGCTGGTGCAGGCGCCCGTCAGCATCTTCGCGCTGTCGATCGCGACGGCGCTCTTTCCCACGATGGCGCGCCACGCCGAGACCGACCACCGCGCGCTGCGCGACGCCACGTCGCTCGGGCTGCGCGGCGTGCTGTTCACGATGATGCCGGTGATGGCGTGGATCCTGATCGCGAGCCCGCTGATCGTCCGCGTGATCTTCCAGCGCGGGGCCTTCGGACCCGCGGCTACGGCCGCCGTGGCCGTGGGGTTCGTCGGCTACGCGGTCGGCGCGGTGCCGTACGCCGCCTACTACATCGTGACCCGCACGTTCTACGCGCTCCACGACACGCGGACGCCGGTGAAGGTCGGCGTCTACATGGTGGCGCTCAACGCCCTCGGCGACTACGTGTTGATGCGGTGGTTCGGCCATCTCGGTATCGCGCTTGCGACCTCGATCGTCGCGTTTGCCAACGTCGGCGTGCTCGTCTGGATCCTGCGCCGCCGGCTGGGTCGGCTCGACGGCAGCGCTCTCGCCTCGACGACGATCCGCACGGGCGTGGCCGCGCTCTGCCTGACGGCGGTGATGGCCGCCGTGCTGCGGGGGGGGCCCCACATCGTGTCGACCGCCCGACTTACGGGGGCGCTCGCGGTGTTGCTCGCCGCCACGGCGGCCGGCGGTCTCGTCTACCTCGGCGTCTGCCGGCTTCTCGGCGTGCGCGAGCTCCGGCTGCTACGGTTCAACCGCTGAGCGCGCGCAGGCGTGCGACGCTTGCGGCTTGACACTCGTTTCCCGGGGATGATAGGCTCCACCGTAGGCGTTTAGCACTCTGGATGCCTGAGTGCTAAGGAGCGGCGCGATGGAGCCCATCGAGGGCCGGCGGCGCGAGATTCTACGAATTGTCATCGACGACTACATCGCGACCGCCGAGCCGATCGGAAGCGAGGCGGTCCGGGAGCGCCACGGCCTGAACGTCAGTTCGGCGACCGTGCGCAACGAGATGGCCGTCCTGGAAGACATGGGGTTTCTCAATCAGCCGCACACCTCGGCCGGGCGCGTGCCGACCGACCGCGGCTATCGCGTCTACGTCGATTCCCTGGTCACGGAAGAGACGCTGCCGTCGTCCGAGCAGACGCGCCTCCGGGAGACGCTCTTCCTGCGCGACGAGCCTCATCGCGCGATTGCCCGCGTGGCGCAGGCACTGGCCGCGGGCACCGAGTACGCGTCCGTCGTCGAGGCGCCGCATCTCAGCGACCAGGTGATCCGCCACCTGCACCTGATTCCGCTCACGCCGCGGCGCGCCCTCATCGTCGTGGTGACGGACGCCGGTGTGTTCGAGGGCAAGACGGTAGAACTGCAGGCGCCCACCGCGCCGGACGAATGCGACCGGCTGTCGCAGGAGATCAGCCGTCGGATCGCGGGCTGGCGCCTCGGCGACCTGACGGTGCGCGCGATGGACGAGGTGATCGGAGAGGTGGCGCTCTACCGCCAGGTCGTGGCCGAGGTCGGCCGCCTCATCGGTGATCAGATCGTGGCGTCTTCGCGCATCCACACCGAGGGCCAGGCCAACATTCTGAAGCAGCCGGAGTTTCGCGACGCACGCCGCGCCGAGCCGGTGCTGTCCGCGCTCGAGCGCCACGACGTGGTGACGGAGATTCTGCACGACGGTGGCGCCGCGCCGGTGCGGATCACGATCGGCGCCGAGCACCGCCGCGGCGAGATGCGCGACACGAGCGTCATCGCGGCCACCTACTACGTCGGCGGCCGGCCCGCGGGCGAACTCGCGATCGTCGGTCCGACACGCATGCGGTACGGCCGCGCGATCTCGCTGGTCCGGTTTCTCGCCGATACGCTGGGCGAGGCGCTCGGCCGCCTCTAGGCTCGCATCGCGATGGCACGAACCGACTACTACGAGGTGCTGGGGGTCGCGCGCGCGGCGACGCAGGACGAGATCAAGCGCGCGTTCCGGCAGCTCGCCCGCGAGCATCATCCCGACGTCAACAAGGATCCCGGCGCGGCGGACCGCTTCAAGGTGATCAACGAGGCCTATCAGGTGCTCGGCGATCCCGAGCGGCGCTCCCGGTACGACCGGGGCGATTTCCTCGCCGCGGGGCGGCCGGACGGCCGCCCCGGCCCCTTCGGCGCCGGGCCGTTCGAGGATCTCTTCGACATGTTCTTCGGACAGACGATGGGCGCGGGCATGCGCGGCGGCGAGGCGGGGCCCGAGCGCGGCAGCGACCTGCGCGTCGCGCTTGAGCTCACGCTCGAGGACGCGGCGCACGGCGTGGAGCACCGCATCTCGATTGTGCGCGAGGAGACGTGTCCCGTGTGCTTCGGCACCGGTGCGGAGAAGGGGAGTGCCCCCGAAACGTGCCCGACGTGCCGCGGCACCGGCCAGGTCCGCTACGGCCGCCAGACGCCGTTCGGGTCGTTCCAGCAGATCACCACATGCCCGGAGTGCCGCGGCGGCGGCAAGGTCATCCGGAAGCCGTGCCGGGAATGCCGCGGGCGCGGCCGCATGGACGCGAAGCGCGAGATCACGGTCGCGGTGCCCGCCGGCGTGGAAGACGGCACCCGGCTGCGCCTGGCCGGCGAAGGGGAGGCGGGCATGCGCGGCGGCGACCGCGGCGACCTCTACGTGGACATCCGCCTCGCCGAGCACCCGGTGTTTACGCGGGAAGGACGCACCCTGCACTGCGCCGTGACCGTCTCGATGACCCAGGCCGCGCTCGGCGTCGACGTCGAGGTGCCCACGCTCGACGGTCCGGCGCCGCTCGCGGTGCCGGCCGGCACGCAGCCCGGCGCCGCGCTCGTCGTGCCGGGAAAGGGCATGCCGCGGCCCCGCGGTGGTGCGCGCGGCGACCTCATCGCCCACGTGCACGTCGAGATCCCCAAGCACCTCACCGCCGAACAGTCCGCGGCGCTCGCGGCGTTCGCGCGCCTGCGCGGCGACGAGCTACATCCCCGCCGTACCGGCGGCCGCCGCAAGCCCCTCTTCGGCAAATTCCACTCCGGCGGGTCGTGACGGCCGCCGCGCCGCCGGCGAGCTGGACCGAACTTCGCGTCACCGTGTCCCGGGACGCCGCCGAAGCGGTCGCGGAGATTCTGCGCGGCCTGCGCGGCGACGGATCGATCGAAGAGAGTGCCGGCTCCGGCCGGGTGCGGTTTCGCGTCTATCTGCCGCCGTCGCGGCTGCTCCGCGCTACCCTCGCGGCGCTGCGGGCGCGGGTCCGCGGCCTGCGCCGGTACGGTCTAGAGCCGGGGCGCATCACCGTCTCGAGCCGGTCCGTTCGGGCGCGCCGCTGGGCGACGGCGTGGCGCAAACACGCCCGGGCCGTGCGCGTCGGG includes the following:
- a CDS encoding ABC transporter permease; its protein translation is MARYIARRLVALLPILLGVSAVAFLIVHLIPGDPATVYVGEHATPGAIERVQHEFGLDKPLPVQYGIYLWNVLHGDFGESLDSHRKVVAEYRPRFPATVELTLGALTVALCVGIPIGVLSAAKPNSIFDRLGMVVALGGVSIPVFWLALMLIYVFSIYVHVLPTSGQLDVNTSLQSITGIAVLDGLLTANWAASGDALKHLILPSVTVGSIPTAIIARMTRASMLDALHQDYIRTARAKGLTGGAVVLMHGLRNALLPVVTVVGLQFGSFLTGAVLTETLFSWPGVGRFMYDSILFRDYPVILAGILFFSLFFVLVNLTVDVFYAFLDPRIRYV
- the holA gene encoding DNA polymerase III subunit delta, encoding MSAPAPSVYLLVGEEDVRAEAALRAILRDVVPEEERSLNLDVLDAGGVPIQDVITRVETLPFFGARRAVVFNVRSPESWRAAEQDALADYLSRGSPPSVLIVVAPHLDKRRRLTGVLERTAQVIRCDPIAPEEAPAWLAARARESGKTITPEAAAQLVELAGSGLRALGLEVAKLAAYTGDRTTITADDVREVVSHVAAQATIFEMMDAVGHRRPDDAFRLLDALIALGEPPLRILYMLEDQVRMLARVQELVDRGVRGRADVQKALGSRAWRYRDYQKQVQAFGRVDVEPLLGLLLETDGAIKTGQMAPRLALETLIVRMSAI
- a CDS encoding YceI family protein yields the protein MATVWIRPGLVLLAAIAAGSMLCAAAAPAPAAPALRAAVIPLQAFAIVPGESSVKFDVPDNRGGFSGHTTRVTGRVEVEPAGGDVYAARISAAVDARTITTGIGMRDRAMYATFLQTATYPAITFTGTATAQPGAAVKPFPAEVRGRLVIRDVARETAFTARVLALAAEYTADATATVRMADYGIPYPRAFIFVARDPVTVTLHIVARAP
- the thrS gene encoding threonine--tRNA ligase, producing the protein MAERTSAIGREGGHGWGEQITLRLPGGAARTFPRGVSLAEVAAREPGARAVLAAKVDGDVRDLTARLDRDASVEWLTFAEPAGREVYWHSTSHLLAQAVRELFPEAKLAIGPPIEDGFYYDFDIGRTFTPEDLDRIETKMRELAARNQPIERIAVPRAEAARLFRDRDDVYKSELLEGIADDPVSFYRQNGFQDMCRGPHLPATGLIKAVKLLSTSGAYWRGDERRPMLQRIYGISFPEQAALDDYLARVEEAKRRDHRKLGRELGLFASVQEVGQGLPLWLPRGATVRRLLERYIIDLEESLGYAHVHTPDLANVELYKISGHWDHYRENMYPPMKVDNEELVLRPMNCPHHIMVFKQGRHSYRELPVRIAELGTMYRYERSGVLTGLARVRAMTLNDAHIFCRPDQLMDEFMAVVRLIQRVYADLGLHPFWYRVSLRDPHDRQNFVQNDAMWESAEGQLRRAMQALGLEYVEAPGEASFYGPKLDVQVPNVMGKDETISTVQIDFYLPERFGLEYIGEDSQPHRPVMIHRGVISTLERMMAFLIEQYAGAFPLWLAPEQVRVLPIADRHLAYARRIADALRGGGLRVEVDASSERTGHKIREAQLMKIPYMLVVGDREEAQNAVAVRSRAKGDEGTQPLEAFARRVGAEAAARAHQPAS
- a CDS encoding ABC transporter substrate-binding protein, yielding MVTAPQGWRRVATSLGIVAVLIAGMLFVPGSVTGWAAAPTTFIWGKSGDGDSMDSPVSTNGETYEVTTQIFNLLVRAQPGKTDIEPDLATSWQVSPDGLTWTFKLRQGVTFHDGTPFNAEAVKTNFDRWAFKDNPYHEVKGGEYEYWGDFMADSYKEAKVVDPYTVQLILKQPNSPLLQNLTIIAFQIASPASFKQYGGTGVGTHPVGTGPFKFVEWVRDDHVTMVANPSFFRKGLPKVQRLIMRVIKDNSARFLALKAGEVNAIELPNVDDVKAALSDPNLKVGYRPPFNTSWLKINMNDPLMKDIRIRKAIAYAINRPAIVQGLYSGYGAVAGQAMPPGMWGRASSPDPIPYDPAQSKKLLSEAGYPNGFSFDFWYIPVSRPYFPNGKEIGTAIASDLNKVGIRAHLQTEDWATYLKDQKSNKFPLYMAGWIGDNGDPDDWLGFFFPKYDATSARWSYNNPAVFDLINKAKTENSQAKRAAMYAQAMTLISHDLPNIWIAHAKVPILMRKNVEGLIGQPDSNEYMELVYFSK
- a CDS encoding ABC transporter permease; the encoded protein is MAMRRFWRNGNARIGLGMIIFFALIAIFASQIAPQGPDDEDLLARLKPPSAQHWIGTDQLGRDVFSRVILGARISMTVGFVAVAGALSIGALLGVTAGYVGGRTESAIMRVMDVMLAFPSIILAIGIVALRGPGLNNTILAVSVVNIPSFARVARASTLSIKELEYVTASRASGARQWRVLLRAILPNAAAPLVVQATLGVGSAILEAAGLGFLGLGAQPPSPEWGAQLADSYRYLLTDFWAALAPGAAIALVVLSFNLAGDGLHDALDPRLSGRG